In Vigna angularis cultivar LongXiaoDou No.4 chromosome 8, ASM1680809v1, whole genome shotgun sequence, one DNA window encodes the following:
- the LOC108345264 gene encoding reticulon-like protein B9 → MANDTSSDSDNEIIGARVKLFGHEKPIHQVLGGGKVADMLLWRDRNLSAALLGGMTVIWFLFEIVEYNFVTLLCHISITTMLVLFIWSTAADIFKWKPPQIPDIILQESFFQSLAYILHRRFNQLLPMLLHISCGIDLPIFLLNIVSLYIFSVIGSYFSFVNLLYIGFLCVHTLPIVYERYEEEINNWVSDMIIVLRKNYRSFKKNYLNRIPRGPVKPKKTQ, encoded by the exons ATGGCGAACGATACATCATCTGATTCTGATAATGAAATTATCGGAGCACGAGTAAAGCTCTTTGGACATGAAAAACCGATACATCAAGTTCTTGGAGGAGGAAAAG TGGCAGATATGCTGTTATGGAGGGACAGAAATTTATCAGCTGCGCTTTTGGGAGGGATGACAGTGATATGGTTTCTATTTGAGATTGTTGAATACAATTTCGTGACTCTCCTTTGTCACATTTCCATCACCACCATGCTTGTGCTATTCATATGGTCCACAGCTGCAGATATATTCAAATG GAAACCTCCCCAGATTCCAGACATTATTTTACAAGAATCTTTCTTCCAAAGTCTTGCTTACATTCTCCACAGAAGATTCAACCAGTTACTACCAATGCTCCTCCATATTTCATGTGGAATAGACCTGCCAATCTTTCTTCTG AACATTGTGTCCCTCTATATTTTCTCAGTGATTGGAAGCTACTTCAGCTTTGTCAATCTGCTATATATTG GTTTCCTGTGCGTCCACACGCTGCCAATTGTGTATGAACGATATGAGGAAGAAATCAACAATTGGGTGAGCGATATGATAATCGTTCTCAGAAAAAACTACAGGAGTTTTAAGAAGAACTACCTCAACAGAATTCCCAGAGGACCAGTAAAGCCAAAGAAAACCCAATAA